Proteins co-encoded in one Arachis hypogaea cultivar Tifrunner chromosome 13, arahy.Tifrunner.gnm2.J5K5, whole genome shotgun sequence genomic window:
- the LOC112792334 gene encoding tetrahydroberberine oxidase: protein MKHSSPYLTVVVIGLLFALAYSTSHTHDHEHFLQCLQLQNSTSISEVVYTPSNSSYSSILQFSIQNRRFLSKTTPKPLVIVTPLHASHVQATIICSQLHGLQIRTRSGGHDLEGLSYISQVPFVIIDFMKYRNIQVDVEKRTAWVQAGATIGELYYSISKKSKTLAFPAGVCPSVGVGGHFSGGGYGYLMRKYGLAADNIIDAHMVDVKGRFLDREAMGEDLFWAIRGGGGASFGVILACKVKLVPVPPTVTVFRVERTLEQNATMLVMKWQIVAIKLHKDLTIRLILTTKAKFEALFLGGKDKLIPLMQERFPELGLVKEDCTEMSWVESTVYMAGSSSKSLQVLLQRTPSPPQNYKGKSDFLKHPIPESGLEGIWQLFKENGDKDAFMELVPYGGIMDEIPESELPYPHRSGNLCLVGYIVPLHQEDGDEVAQRHIDWTRKLYSYMEPFVSKSPRKAYINYRDLDIGVNNIDGYTSYEQASIWGHKYFNNNFKRLALVKTKVDPLNFFRYEQSIPTLLCLRPKGHK, encoded by the coding sequence ATGAAGCACTCAAGTCCATATTTGACTGTTGTTGTAATTGGTCTTTTATTTGCATTAGCATATTCTACATCTCATACTCATGATCATGAACATTTCCTTCAGTGTCTTCAACTTCAGAACTCCACCTCAATCTCTGAGGTTGTTTACACCCCTTCCAATTCCTCTTACTCCTCTATACTGCAGTTTTCCATTCAAAACCGTAGATTCTTATCCAAAACAACTCCCAAACCCCTAGTCATTGTGACTCCCCTCCATGCTTCCCATGTTCAAGCCACCATAATCTGTTCCCAACTCCATGGCTTGCAGATTCGAACTCGAAGCGGTGGCCATGACCTTGAGGGACTCTCCTATATTTCACAAGTTCcatttgttatcattgatttcATGAAGTACAGAAATATCCAAGTGGATGTAGAAAAAAGAACTGCATGGGTTCAAGCTGGGGCAACTATAGGTGAACTTTACTATAGCATCAGCAAGAAAAGCAAAACTCTGGCTTTTCCAGCAGGTGTATGCCCTTCTGTTGGAGTTGGAGGGCACTTCAGTGGTGGTGGCTATGGATACTTGATGCGTAAATATGGCCTTGCTGCTGATAATATAATTGATGCTCACATGGTTGATGTGAAGGGTAGGTTTCTTGACAGAGAAGCAATGGGTGAGGATCTTTTCTGGGCCATTAGAGGTGGTGGTGGAGCAAGCTTTGGAGTCATCCTAGCATGTAAGGTCAAACTAGTTCCAGTTCCACCAACTGTGACAGTTTTCAGAGTTGAAAGGACTTTGGAGCAAAATGCAACTATGCTCGTTATGAAGTGGCAGATTGTGGCAATTAAACTTCATAAGGACCTAACCATCAGGCTCATATTAACGACAAAAGCCAAATTCGAAGCCCTGTTTCTTGGTGGTAAGGATAAACTCATTCCATTGATGCAAGAACGCTTCCCAGAATTGGGTTTGGTCAAGGAAGATTGTACTGAGATGAGTTGGGTAGAGTCAACGGTTTACATGGCTGGATCAAGTAGTAAATCCCTTCAAGTTTTGCTGCAAAGAACTCCAAGCCCGCCACAAAATTACAAAGGGAAATCTGACTTTCTGAAACACCCCATTCCTGAAAGTGGTTTAGAAGGAATATGGCAACTATTTAAGGAGAACGGGGACAAAGATGCATTCATGGAACTAGTTCCTTATGGGGGAATAATGGATGAGATTCCTGAGTCCGAACTTCCATATCCACATAGATCCGGAaacttgtgccttgttggttacATAGTTCCCTTGCACCAAGAAGACGGAGATGAAGTAGCACAAAGGCACATCGATTGGACGAGGAAGCTTTATAGTTATATGGAACCTTTTGTGTCAAAGTCTCCTAGAAAAGCATATATCAACTATAGAGACCTTGACATTGGGGTGAATAACATTGATGGCTACACATCGTATGAGCAAGCTAGCATTTGGGGTCACAAGtatttcaacaataatttcaaAAGGTTGGCACTTGTCAAGACTAAGGTTGATCCTCTTAACTTCTTTCGGTACGAACAAAGTATACCTACTCTCCTGTGTTTAAGGCCTAAGGGACACAAGTAG
- the LOC112792332 gene encoding E3 ubiquitin-protein ligase SINA-like 10: MVKISLGGYDDGEGPSNRIQKRLRMEQEDGQASRNEKEVHEGDGGEARSAEHDENPVGSVSDDKDRSISVTIIDPDVLDCCICYEPLTSPVFQCENGHIACSNCCARLGNKCPMCSMPIGYNRCRAIEKVLESIKISCLNAKYGCKHMFSYSKKNEHEKECNFLPCLCPHSGCDFLASSEELSLHFSHRHIHSGIQFTYDKFFTVFLNLDHKTIVLQEKNDANLFVIHNNHELLGNLIHITCIGPKSKTGFHYDILARSQGTSLILQSYTKIVQGHFADAPSAGMLLIPSDFFGSGQIKLDIRIRS, encoded by the exons ATGGTGAAGATCTCGCTTGGCGGATACGACGATGGGGAAGGACCTAGCAACCGGATCCAGAAGCGACTCAGGATGGAACAAGAAGATGGCCAAGCAAGCAGAAACGAAAAGGAGGTGCATGAAGGAGATGGCGGCGAGGCTAGAAGTGCAGAGCATGATGAAAACCCTGTTGGATCTGTAAGCGATGATAAGGATAGGTCTATTTCTGTGACTATCATCGATCCCGATGTCCTCGATTGCTGCATTTGCTATGAACCCTTGACTTCCCCTGTTTTCCAG TGTGAGAATGGTCATATTGCTTGCTCTAATTGCTGTGCCAGACTTGGGAACAAGTGTCCCATGTGCTCAATGCCCATTGGCTATAACCGCTGCAGAGCTATTGAGAAGGTGCTGGAATCTATTAAAATATCATGCCTGAATGCAAAATATGGTTGTAAACATATGTTTAGTTACAGTAAAAAAAATGAACACGAGAAGGAATGTAACTTTCTGCCATGTTTATGCCCGCATTCAGGTTGTGACTTTCTTGCTTCATCTGAGGAGTTATCCCTCCACTTTAGCCATAGGCATATACATTCTGGAATACAGTTTACATACGATAAATTTTTCACTGTCTTCTTAAATCTTGATCACAAAACAATTGTTCTTCAAGAGAAGAATGATGCTAATCTGTTTGTTATTCACAATAACCATGAGCTTCTAGGGAATTTAATCCATATAACTTGCATTGGCCCCAAATCCAAGACAGGGTTTCATTATGATATCTTGGCTAGGTCCCAGGGAACCTCTCTAATATTGCAATCTTATACCAAGATTGTTCAAGGTCACTTTGCTGATGCTCCTTCAGCAGGGATGCTTTTGATTCCTTCTGATTTTTTTGGTTCCGGACAAATCAAGCTGGATATTCGCATAAGGTCATGA
- the LOC112792333 gene encoding uncharacterized protein, which yields MASVSGNMKGFYRQKKSNTKSSKKASAKSSKKASAKSDAAQPTALVSHEDDYSAGEAMLRQFDMNMAYGPCAGMTRTARWERAQKLGLNPPQEIEKLLKSGKVQNESLWDGRI from the exons atggcTTCAGTTTCCGGCAACATGAAGGGTTTCTACAGGCAGAAGAAAAGCAACACCAAATCTTCCAAGAAAGCCTCTGCCAAGTCTTCCAAGAAAGCCTCTGCCAAGTCAGATGCAGCCCAACCTACCGCTCTCGTCTCTCACGAAG ATGATTACAGTGCTGGCGAGGCAATGCTGCGGCAATTCGACATGAACATGGCGTATGGCCCTTGCGCTGGGATGACAAGGACGGCACGGTGGGAGCGTGCGCAGAAGCTTGGTCTCAACCCTCCACAGGAAATCGAGAAGCTCTTGAAGAGTGGCAAGGTTCAGAACGAGTCCTTGTGGGATGGTCGCATTTAG